The nucleotide window GTTTCTCAAGTCGACCGAAAAAAGGATTCTGGATCATGGGGTTGCGCGACCTTCTTGACTCTTTTCGTCGCCCTGTCGCCGAGGCCAAGGCCTCGCGCGTCGGCCCGTTGCTGGCGCTTTCGGGCAGCGGGCGCGCGGTGTGGACGCCGCGCGATTATGCGGCGCTTGCCCGCGAGGGATATGCGCGAAACCCGGTGGTGCACCGGGCCGTGCGCATGGTGGCGGAGGCGGCGGCCAGCGTGCCGCTGGTGCTCTACGAGGGCGCGCGCGAACTCGACACGCATCCGCTGCTGGAGCTGCTGGCGCGGCCCTCGCCGGGCCAGTCGGGGCAGGGGCTGCTGGAGGAGGTTCACGGCTACCTGCAGGTCGCCGGCAATGCCTATCTGGAGCGGGTCGACATCGACGGCAGGGCGCGCGAGCTGCATGCGCTGCGGCCCGACCGGGTGCGCGTGGTGCCGGGGCGCGACGGCTGGCCGGAGGCGTTCGACTATACGGTTGCCGGGCGCACGGTGCGCTTTCCCGCCGACCCGCGCGACGGGCATCCTTCGGTGCTGCATCTGAAGGTGTTCCACCCGCTCAACGATCATTACGGCTTCGCACCGCTGGAGGCGGCGCAGGTCAGCCTCGACCTGCACAATGCGGCCGGGGCCTGGAACAAGGCGCTGCTCGACAATGCGGCGCGCCCCTCCGGCGCGCTGGTCTATGGCGGGGCGGATGCGGCGAACCTGACCGACGAGCAGTTCGACCGGCTGAAGGGCGAGCTGGAGGCCGGCTACCAGGGTCCGGCCAATGCCGGGCGGCCGCTGCTGCTGGAAGGCGGGCTCGACTGGAAGCCGATGGGCTTCACCCCGCGCGACATGGATTTCATCGAGGCGAAGAACCAGGCGGCGCGCGAGATCGCGCTCGCCTTCGGCGTGCCGCCGATGCTGCTGGCGATCCCCGGCGACAACACCTTCGCCAACTACCAGGAGGCCAACCGCGCCTTCTGGCGCCAGACCGTGCTGCCGCTGGCC belongs to Stappia indica and includes:
- a CDS encoding phage portal protein → MGLRDLLDSFRRPVAEAKASRVGPLLALSGSGRAVWTPRDYAALAREGYARNPVVHRAVRMVAEAAASVPLVLYEGARELDTHPLLELLARPSPGQSGQGLLEEVHGYLQVAGNAYLERVDIDGRARELHALRPDRVRVVPGRDGWPEAFDYTVAGRTVRFPADPRDGHPSVLHLKVFHPLNDHYGFAPLEAAQVSLDLHNAAGAWNKALLDNAARPSGALVYGGADAANLTDEQFDRLKGELEAGYQGPANAGRPLLLEGGLDWKPMGFTPRDMDFIEAKNQAAREIALAFGVPPMLLAIPGDNTFANYQEANRAFWRQTVLPLAARVGEALARWLSPREGADLRLVPDADAIEALSAERAALWERVERASFLTRAEKRQAVGYGAEGSGAESA